TTAGGGTAATTGATAATTGTCGCCAGTTGATAACGGGGAATTAAGAAGATATCTCCCTGCTTAAAAATATAGGTAGCCTCTGCCTGTACAATCTTCGTTTCTCCGGAAATGAACCACACCAGCATATGCTGGTCAAACATAATGTCTGACTTAAAAAAACTGTCCTCATAGCAGGAGAGCTTTATATCTTCGGTAATATATTGGGCTGTATATTTCATTGTCTGAAAAGAAAATCGCCTGTGTAAAAATAATCAGAATCGCGCAACTTCTTCACCTCGAAATAACAATTTGATTCTGTTGCTGTTAGATCGCCTGCCCGCCGTCAACCAGGAAATTTGAACCAGTGATAAAAGCGGCCTTATCGCTCAATAAATAGGTGATGAGGTCCGCTACTTCGGATGGCTGGCCGAAACGTCCCATAGGAATGCTGTTCACCATCCGGGCTTCCATATCATTGTTCAATTCGATTTTCTGCATGATCTCTGTAGCAACAGGGCCCGGACTGACCGCATTTACCCGGATCTTCCGGGATGCCAGTTCAAGCGCCGCGATCTTCACCACCGCGTTAATGGCGGCCTTGCTGGCTGCATACACCGACGCGCCCGGCGGAGAAATGATGGCCGAAGTGGAGGATAATAACACCACAGATGCGCCATCATTAAGAATGGGAGCAAACCTGCTGAGTGTAAAATAGGCGCCCTTAAAATTCACATTCATCATTTCATCAAACAGCTCTTCCGTCATTGATTCGATAGACGCCAGTTTGGTAATCCCCGCATTGATGAGTAATAAATCTATTCTACCATATTGAGCAGCAACTTCCGCGACCAGCTTTTCGATCGCGGGGAGACTGGATTGATCGGCAACAAATCCATTCACATTTAATGCAGATGCAGCCTGTGCCACGGCATCTTTTCTTCTGCCGGTAATAATAACCCTGGCGCCACTTTCCTGCATTTGCTTTGCAGTGGCATATCCAATACCGCTGTTGCCTCCTGTTATGAGCACTGTTTTATCTTTAAACATGATCTTTGTTTTTATTGAATGTTAAAGGTGATACCTGTCATCTCTTCGCTCAATGTCCATAACCGCTTCGCATTGGCTTCATCCAGTGAATACGATTTTACATTTGCCAATGCCGCCACGTCCCCATCTTCGCAATACACACCGCCAATATTGTTTAGCAACGGACTGGTAGCGCACCATACCGTAGTAGCGGCGCCCTGTGGTATCGTCTTTAAAGAAGCTGCCACTTCGGGCAGCAGGTTTCCTTCCGCATCGCAAAAGCCCATCTTTTGAAACAGTTCCAACGGTGCTTCACGGCCCAATTCCGTACCACCGATAGAGCCCGGATTGACGGCGTATACCCTGACCTTTGACGCTTTGGCACGGTTGTCCATTTCCAGGGAAAACAGGTTCACAGCCGTCTTGGACTGCCCATATCCCAGCAGTGTTTCATATTCCCTGTGCAGGAAATTAGGGTCATCAAAATCGAAATCGCCAAACTGGTGACCGCCGGAGGACAGGTTTACTACCCTCGCACCACCGGCTTTTTGCAATGCCGGCCATAACCTTGCGGTCAGCTGAAACAGTGACAGGTAATTGGTCACCAGCTGGGACTCAAAACCTCTACCGTCCCTGCGCAGCGGCACCCACATTATGCCTGCATTATTGATCAGCAGGTGTAAAGGCCTTCCGGAGGCGAGAAATGCGGCAGCAAAAGCGTCTACAGTATCTGGCTGGATAAGGTCCATGGCAGCCACTTCCACATTGGCAATACCCTGTAAATTTTTCCTTGCCTTCTCCGTATCCCGGGCAGGCACAATAACTGTCGCCCCTGCGGCGGCAAGCGTTTTGGTGGTCTCCAGGCCAATACCGGTATTACCTCCTGTCACAATGGCGATTTTGCCTTTAAGATCGATGCCCCTGATGACTTCATTGGTAGTGGATTTCGCGTTAAATCCTGAGCCCAGCGGGTTTTGCAATGTTCCCTGATAATTTGTGTGTTCCATGTATTATTGTTTTTGTTGAAACAAAAGTAGAACACCCTGAACCCACCGACTTTGTTCAAACGTCCGAATTTGCTTTGTTTAAAAGTCCGTCATATCAGCCAAAAAAGGGCTGCCCCTTCCGGAACAGCCCCACCCTTTCAATTGCAAGCATCATCACTTAAGCACAATCTTTCTGATAGCCCTGTTGTTAGGATCAGAGATATAAATACTTCCTTCTTTATCAATGGCCATATCTGCGATGAGGCCCATCTTTGCCTGGTCCAGGCTGCCATCTGCATAACCTCTCGACAGTTTCACAGCAGTGCTGACCTGGCCGGTAGACAGTTCCAGCTTACGCACTGCATAGTTGTGCGCGTCCGCGATCAGCAGGTTTTGTTCGTTGTCCATCAGCAATGAGCTGATAGTACCGCCAAACAGGGCAGAAGATGCCGGCCCGTCCTGGTAGCCGGTGGATGAACCCACCCATGTCAGCTTCGCGCTGTTAAGCTCCCGCCAGTAGAAAGTAGGCTCATATTTGTCTCCTACAATAAACAGGTCATTATTGCTGCTGATGGCGGTCCGTATATCCTCCGCTGTACGCGGAAATACGTTCTCCGATACATTATCAGGATATAACCGGAAAACACCTTTGTAGAGCTGCGTATAATAGAGATTGCCTTTTTTATCTCTCGTCAGCGAACCAATATCATTGGGCAAACCACTTTTCACGGTAGTCACATCGCCCTGCGGCGTGATCTTACGGATCGTACCGCCACCGGCGCCTACTTCCGACACATATATGTTGTTATTTTCATCCAGTACCAAACCGTAAATAGATCCAAAGCGGGCATTTCTGCCCTTACCGTTAACATAGCCGTTTGAGTTAGGCTCGCCCGCAAAGATAGACACATCACCGGCAGGCGTCACTTTGGATATATAGTTTTCACGGGTATTGGACACAAACACATTTCCCTGATTGTCCACTACAAGGGCGCCGATAAAGGAACCCATCTGGTTGCTGACGGTGGCCATACCGGCACGGTTGAACGTAGTTGGGCTTTCCGCTACCAACGCCGCTCTCCGCACTTTTACAGGACCTGTGGTCAGGTTGGCCGGTGTCATTACTTCCAGCGTTGTTTCCGTTGCGCTGAGTATCTGCGCCACTACGCCATTGAAAGTCACTTCGTTTTCCGCCGGGTTCACGCTGAAGCCGGTGCCCGTGATCACCACCTTGACGCCAGCCAGTCCATTGGACGGCTCTAGCTTCTGGATACCGAGGCTCTGTTCTGTAAATTCAGGTCCCTTCACCGGCTGATCATTCACGCTGAGCAGCACCGGCCCTTTGCCCATGCCGAGCGGTAATATCACCGTAAGACGGACCGCCGTAGCCGATTTGACAACTGCGCGTATATTATTGATCGTTACTACGTTCTCATCTGCCACCGTGCTAAAGTCCTTACCATCGATGATCATTTCAGCACCGGCGGGACCACTGAGTGGGCTTACCAGCCGGATAACAGGAGGCGGCACCACCGTAAAGGCCGGACCGACAATCTTCTGTCCGTTGATGGTCACTGCCAGCGGGCCACTGGTCACGCCTTCCGGCACAATGACTACCAGCTTGTCACCTGCTACCTCGGCCACTTCTGCCACCGTACCGTTGAAATCCACCACATTGTTGGCAGCAAGCGCCGCAAAACCTTCACCCTTGATGGTCACACGGGTGCCCTTTCCACCGGAGGCCGGTTTAATACCGCTGACCGCCTGGAACTGGAAAGGCTGACCAACAGACACCATGCCATCCACTTTCACCGTTACAGGGCCGCTGCCTACACCATCCGGTACAGTAGCCACCAGCGTAGTATCGCTGGCACTTACCACGGTAGCGCTTTTCCCATTGATCAATACTTCCGCTGGTGATTTCAGGCTGCTGAAGCCAGCTCCGATGATACGTATCTGCGTACCTGCGGGACCGTTAGGCGGATATATTTTCTGTACGCTTAATTTCTGATAGGTATATTCCCCGACAGTCAGCGATTTGGTCCCGTTGGAAAGCGTGATGGCGCCGCTTTGCCCTTTCTCAGGAGCACGCACCACCACTACCGAGTCAGTAGTGCTCAGCAGCTCTGCCTCGGTGCCATTGAAAGCCACACTGGCTTTCCCATCCAGGAAACCGGTACCGGTAATGGTGATCAGCGTACCGGCGGCGCCGCTGTTAGGATAATAGCTCTTCACCTCAAACGGGACCACGATGGCTGTCTTGTCTTTTTTGCAGGCTTGTATAACGCCCATCAGGCATAACAGTAATCCCGCAAATAAATATGTTGTAAGCTTTTGCATATATGCTGTCGTTTAAAAAGTGTAACGCAGTCCCAGCTGTACCTGGTAACGGGAACCGAAATAGTCAATGGAATAAGGCGTACCCGGATCAGAGAAGGTATACACCGGCATACCGCCCTTGTTTTGTTCCGGAGGGAATAACGCCGGTGTTAAACCAACGCTGGCAGTGGAGTTAAAGGTATTGGGTGAAAAATAGCTCACACCCCAGTTACGGTTCAGCAGGTTGGTCAGGTTCACCACATCCGCAGTAAAAGTGATGAAGTGTGTTTTCAGTTTACGCAGATGGAACTCCTGTGCGAAGTGAAGGTCTGCCTGCACATTCCATGGCGTACGCCCCATGTTTCTTTCGGTGAAATTGCCTCTTCTGCTGCTCAGGTATTTGTTACCGTCAATGAAGCGGTTAAAGGCTTCCGCCTGTTCGGCAGCAGTTACCTGCCGACCGTTGCTGGTATAGTCCTTAAAGATCTGTACAGCTTCTGTTGCCTGTGGAATATAAGCCAGGCTTACCTGTTGAGGCAATCCCTGCACACTGTTATTTACCACACCGTAGGTAAACGGACTACCAGACTGCGCGCTGAAGAAAAGGCTGATAGTGCTTACCCAGGTAGCATTCCAGGCTTTGCGGTAACTGCTGTTCACCACAAAACGGTGACGAATATCGAAGTTGGAATAAGCCAGCGGCGCATTGTTGGGGCTTAATGCCTGGTTCAACTGCCAGTTGGATTCCATGGAGTTACGGATGCCATTGAATGCATCTTTACTTTGTCCGTAGGTATAAGCGCCAGACAGGAACAACCCGCTGGTGAAAGTTTTGCTGACAGTGCCGGTGATGCTGAAGCGAAAACCTTTATTGGTATTGCTCAACATATATGCGTTGGAAAAATGCGGATCGATGCTACCGGAATAGACAGGTTGCTGACGTTCTTTATCATAAGGATAATACTTCGGATTATCGGTCACATTTACCTGTTGAAAAAACACCTCTTTGATGCTTTTGGTCACCATGCCTTCCACGCCAAACTTCCACTGGCTGGCGGTAGTGCGGTCAATAGCAATGCTGGCACGCAGGATCTTCGGCATCACAAAATCATTATCAATCAGATCGACCTGTGTTTTGCCGGCGTTGCGCTCGTTGATCACGGTGCCATTCTTTTCGATAAAATCAGCGATACCGTTCTTACCGGGCTTGATGGCGTCGCTGCCGGGTGTAAACGGTTTCTGATCAGCTTTCTGGTCGAAGGAACCGTAGTTCACGCCGTTGTTGTAGTAGGCGTAAGCCAGCCATGCGAAAGGGATACGGCCGGTAAACATCCCTATGCCGCCACGTACGATCAGGCTTTGGTCACCCAGCCAGTCATAACGGAAACCTAAACGGGGAGAGATCTGCACTTTTCCGAAATACCTGTTTTGTATACGGTTCAGTGGCGTGTAGTGGTAGCTGGTACCGAAGTAAGGATCAGCGATGGCGTTGGTTACTTTATCACTCAGTTCAGGTTTGGTTGGCAGATCGGTATAGTCAGCCCGCAGACCGGGCGTGACGGTCAGTTTGTCTGTTACGTGGATAGCATCCTGAATGTACACACTGTACAGGTTTACATTAAACACCGCTCCCGGGTTGTTCAGGATATAATCACGGTTGTTGTTGGTGTAGTTATAACTTCCTCTTACACGGTAAGGCGTATTGCGCAGGTAGTCATCGATGCTCAGATAGTCCACACGGCCATTCCAGGAGTTTACAAAGCCATAGTCGATATGGTACAGCTCATTGTGCGTACCCATCAGTACAGTATGTTTGCCTTTGCTCCAGGTGAGGTTATCAGTGATCTCGATGGTGCGTTGTTTCATATTGAAGACAGACGCTTCCCTGTCGGTGCCCAGATAGATGGTGGTACCCGGTGTGCGGCCCATGATCTGTACCTGTGGCAGCGTTGGATCACTGAGCGGATCACGGTAGTCGTGTACAGTGCTGTAACCGGCCACGAAGCTGTTGGACCAGGAGTTATTGAACCGGCTTTTCAGTTCCGCTACCGTGCTGCTTTGATTGTTCGTTTGTTTAAAGGCCATGCTGCTGAAACGGAAATCCTGCTGGTCGCGGTCCATGTTGATGGCGCTGGAAGTAATGGTATTATTGCGGATAGACAGCTGGTGTTTGTCGTTGATGTTCCAGTCTATGCGGTTAAAGAATTTATTTGACTCGGAAGAGGAATTGTACAATCCCGCGGTACCGGGGTCGAAGATATCACCATAGCGTTTGATGGTCGCCTGGCGGATATCGTCGGCATCTTTCTCAGTGAGGATGCGGGCCGTTTCTTCCTTACCGGCCAGAAGCTGTGCAGGATCTGTTCTGCGGGTGATTTCTTCATTGGTAAAAAAGAACAGTTTGTTTTTGATGATAGGGAACCCAAGGCGGATACCTGCCTGATAGTCTTTAAAGTCACTGTTCATTTTATCCCCGTTGCCGATTTTGTTTTTGCCGATCATGGCGGCGGTACGACCAAAGGCATATACTGAGCCGGTGAGGGTATTGGTACCGCTGCGGGTAACGGCGTTCACGCTGCCGCCGGTGAAGTTGCCGATCTTCACGTCGAAGGGAGCAAGATATACCTGCATGTCTTCGATCGCATCCAGGGAAACGGGGTTGGTACGGGTGCTGCTGCCAGGCTGGCCGGAAGTGCCGCTTTGTCCGCCCATGGACGGACTGAAGCCTATCGCATCGTTGTTGATGGCGCCGTCGATGGTCACGTTATTGTAGCGGAAGTTGGAACCGCCGAAGCTGTTGTCTTTGCTGCCTTGTGGCACCATGCGGGTGATATCCTGAATACTGCGGCTCACCGTAGGCATGTTGTTGATCTGGCTGCGGTTGATGTTCTGACCGGCGCCGTAATTGTTGGCTTTAGGCCCTGTTTTCGCGCCTTTCACCACTACTTCCGAAAGTTGTTTACGGTCGTCGTTCAGCACCACATTCAGTTGCTGTGGTTCTCCCAGCCGTACGGTGACGTTCTGGTATTGCTGTGGCGACATGCCCATCATGGTAACAGTAACGGTATAGGGACCGCCGATGCGCATGCCCAACAGATGATAGCGTCCGCCGGGATCGGAGATGGCGGGATAGCGCGTGCCGGAAGGCTCATGCACGGCGATGATAGTGGCGCCGGGCAAGGCTTGTCCCTGTCCGTCCTGCACTTTTCCGGAGAGGCCGCCGGAGGTCTCCTGTGCCAGGGTGGTAGCGGATACCAGCAGGAGCAGCAGGAAAGAATATATCGATATAAGTAAATTTTTTGTGTTCATCACTTTTGATTGTAAACTGGTTACCGTGTTATTTTCAATACCTGACCGATGACATGCATTACACCGTTACCGGTAATAATATTCTGTTTAATCAGTGGTACAGGAGCCTGGTTGCCCGGTCCCTGCAGGGTGATGCCGCTGTACAGTCCAGGGGCCTGCGGATCGGGTACCAATCGTATGTTCACGTTATTATCATCGAGCATGGTTTGTGTGGTGGCAGCAGATTTGCCGGTGCTCAGGATGTAATCGTATACAAAACGGCGGTCGGCCGCAATGTGATAACGCACCAAAGCGGCCATCACCGCCGGATCAGCGGCCTCAATCTGTTCCAGCGTGCTATAACCATAGGCTTGCATGGCAGCGTTATTGGCAGCGTACACGGTATAGGGACCTTTGCCTTTCAGCAAAGCGGATAAACCAGAACGTTGTAAGGCATGGGTGAACAGGCTCAGGCTGGGATCAGCGGAGACAGCTTCTCCCAGTGTTTCATACAGATAGGGTTCCAATACCCGGTCAATCACCTGGAGGGTGCCGTTGCTGGCTTTCATGCCAGTGGCCAGCACTCGGCTGCCGTTGACGGTCAGTACGGTGTCATTGTCTTTTATCCAGCGGGTAACATACAGCCTGCCGCCGTTATAGGTGCGTATTTCCTGGTTGAACAGGTAGGGCATTTTATTCAGATCGTAGTTACCATTGAGAATATGATAACCCGTCATTTTCACCATAAACGGCAGACTGGCAGACGCGACGTCAATTGGTTTGGGATAACCAGCGTTGGTAAAGGCCCCGTCAGACGGTGCCAGCACGGTCAACGGGCCGGTGCTGGTCAGTACATCGTTCATGCTGCTACGGTCTACCGCTGCCTTGAACTTGCTGAGGTTGAAGTTATCCATCACCACTTCCATCAGGCGGTCGTTCCCTTTTTGCGGACCGTTATCGTCGTCTTTCTTACAGGCTCCTGCCATAAGTAAAGACAACCCGATCATCACCAGACGGCCGGAAAAATATCTACCGGATAATATTGTTGTGTTCATTGTTGTCATCATTAATCTTTTTATTTCACCTTGAAATCATCCGGTATAAAAAGCCGGTCAACGATATGCAACGGTCCTTCCAGGGTATTGATATCCGCCGTGGTAACTGTAGCGGCCGGCGTTTTAGCTCCCCTTACCTTTACCTTGATGGTATTACCTTCACGGATAAACGCTAATGGCATCGGTGCAGGCTTCAGGTCCGGCTTCGATACGCTGATGGTGTAGTTGCTGAGCAACGTTTCATCCAGGTCATTGGAATAAAATACGGTGGGCTTGAAAACAGGTGATTCTCCCGTTGACGTTTTGGGGGCCAACAGTCTTCCCCAGTTATGATAATCCAGCACACTATCGGTAGGAAGCAGGCCTGTCATACCATAGAAGGGATCAAAGACAAATTCGGGTGTAAAGCGGCTGTTTATTTCCTGGAGCTGTTCCACCGTAAAGATGCCTGCCTGATGAAATGCGTCATCGGTAGGAGCGAAATAGGAGTTAAAAATCACGTTGTTGTCCCATTCACCCGCCGTCAGGAACAGACCAGACCAACGCTCAAATGAGCCCATGGCCACCTCAAACCAGGCATCGTTGTTCAGCTGATTTATGGCTACCAGTAAAGAAAACCGGGGATCACCCTGCAGTATGTCCAGTACATGCTGTTCCGGTTTCTGCAGGAAACGGTTCACCGGCCAAACGATTCCATTCTTTACCACTACCGGTTTCTGGTTCCCACACAGCTTTCCGTCGATGATCAACTGGCTGTCTTTTGCCATGGCTACGTAGTGCCGGTAAGTATAAGGTACCGTAAAGGATACGGCACTTCCTGCGCGGTTAATCCTTTCCACTAAATCGGTTCTGGAGAGCAGCGTCGTCCGGTGATAACTTAATTGCCCCGGTTGTACGCTCATGGGCTCCATTTTGTCGCGCAGCATATGGTATTTCACCACTTCCAGCAGTGATTCAGGGCTACGTTTATTGATCTCCGTTTCATCCAGCCCCGCAGCCTTCATGGCTGCATCATCTACCACCAGCAGGGTGACGGACGCTTTGCTGCCCATCGCTTCCAGTTCTTTTTGCATGTTGCTGCGTTGCCAGGCAGCGTAAAAAAGCTTATAGGGAGATGATTTCAGATAAGTCTGAAGATCGTTGCTGATGCTGTCTTTATAGGGAACGGCCGTGCCTTCCGGTTCCGGCATGAACATTTCTTTCCGGCAACCGGTCTGCACCAGCGAAGTACCCAGTAGCACCCCGCATATCGCTATCCCGCTTATGATGTTGTATATTTTATTTTTCATGTTGATTTTCATTAACTGTTTTACCACTGCTTATTTCCTGACAGCATCTGCCGGCTTCGCCAACAAACCATCCAGCTGATGGACAACACCATTGTCCGCGCTGTAATCCATAACACCTCTGCGTTGTACTGTCACGACACCAACGGGAAGCGTGTTCCTGTCAAGCCGCAGGGAAACCACGTAACTAGTCTTCCGGACACCGTTTTCCAGTCCATCACTAACATATATCTCCCGTTGATAGGGATCATCATAGAGTTTCAACAGTATATAGTTGGCGCTGTTCATCATATAAAACGCCCGGAAATCGGAAAAGAAATAATGCTGGTTATACAGGATGTAACACCCGAACAGGCGGCCTATAAAAATCTTCTCAGGGTCCAGCGTGGCGATGTACTGTTCATCCAGCCCTTGCGCTTTCAGCGCATCGTTGGTGGGCGCCAGGATAGTCCAGGGCCCCGCTTCCTTCAGCTGGTCCCATAAACCGAAACGTTTCAGGGCGCCAACAAACACGCTGTATTCTTCATGCTGTGACAGTATTTCCTGCACGGTGCCCGGTGTATATTTGATTACCTGTTGTAACACATGCAACGTTCCGTTTGTCAGCACGACATTCTTCAGCTCTGTGAAACAACCGTGGAAATAAAGATCGTTCCGGTCGTTGGGAAAATTTTTGGTGGCCATGGTCACCAGTATCTCCTTTCCGGCCAGTGTTTTAAAACGTACATCCACTGAATTGTCTGCGAGATCGGTTTCTTGTAGCCTGCGTGGCAGTACATGCATCTGGACCATCAGTTTCACTTTTTCCACCGGCATTTTAGCCCAGTCATTCACGCTCATGATCCCCATTTCATTAAAGGCCCTGTTGGTAGGCGCCAGTATGGTAAATGGGCCGGGGCCGTTCAGTTCTGCGGTCATGCCCGCCCGTTCAACAGCAGCATAAAAAATACTCAGGTCATAGTTGTTCTTCAGAAAATCAGCAGCAGGACGGTAATTCTTCAACTCCTGGTCAAACTCCAGTTTGTCATGTTTACAGGCCGTAAACACCATGAGGAGTGCCGCTATTAAGGTGGTAATGGAATGTCTCATAACAAATTGTTTAATAGATCGGCGTAGGGTATTTTCGTTGTATGGTAGTCAAATAAGCCCTGCCATTCACGATTTCGATGGTATTGACCGTGGCAAATGACTGCGGGTTATTGGTACCGGAGTGAATGTTAACGATCATATTCGGCACGGTCAGGATGTCGCGTTCAAAGCCGGGTTTGGTACCGTTGCCATAACAGCTGATCACCGCATAGTTACCCAGTACTTCCGCAGGTGCCTGATCGTTGTACGGATTGTTTTCCGGGTTCATCCCCGGCACCATCAGGGAAATACGCTGCCATGCAGTAGTCCGGATGCCGTCCGTACCATTGGCCGCGAAAAGCGGGAAGCTGTAATAGGGTTGTACTACGTTGGAAGTATTGTTCTGACGCAGGGAGGTCATATACCGGAATCTGTATCCAGGTACGGGGTTGCGCAGCTCGTCATTGGTAAAAAGCGAAAACCAGACATTCATCACGTCTTTCACCCCGAACATCAGCAAGCCTGACTGCGGTATTCTTTTTTTCAATGAAATATCCGCGTCGGCAAAGCCATCTGCGCTCATGTTATAAAAGTTCACGTATATCATGGAGTCTGACAGCGGCATTTTGTGGAAGACCTCCTGGCGCAATACCATACCATTTTTTTTCGTCCTGAAGTTTTTTTGCAGGATGTGCAGTGTATATACTTCGTGACTGTCGAGCTGTAAAACAGTATCGATCAGCACCTTCTTTTTCAGGCGTTCTTCCAGCTGAAAGAAAGGGGTATTGTTCACCGGCCGGAACATAAACATCACGCGGTGTTTACCGGAAGGTATCTGTGCCCAGCTGGACAGGTCGAAACCGTTGAGTACCGGTCCTACGAGCACGCTTTCTTTACCGGGATATTCCGGGTTTTTGAAAGAGTTGCTGCTACCCACGTGTGAAGGGTATGGTGGCGCATATCCATCCCGCTGGTCCAGGAAATCGCCTACGATGGCGGCGCTGACAGGCATGCCGGAGGTATCTGTTTCCGGGTCTATCAGCATGGCCAGGAATGGTTGTTCTTCATCTTTATTCTCGATGCTCACCGTATAGTTCAGGTTATTGAACACACGCAGGTAAGCCGGATCATCGATCTTTTTATGTTCTATCTTGGCACAGCTGCTGAATACGGCCAGCAGCCCTGCTATGACGATGGGAAATGTGAGTTTCATACTTCTACCGGTTATGTTTTACAATGATCATCTTCGCTTTGGACCCTTCAGGAGTATTGGCGCCGTCTTTTCCGATCAACGCGATGGAATAATAACCGGGCTCCTGGTCAGGCAGTCCGCCTCTGACGTATAGTTCTTTTCGGGCAATCAGGTCTGCGCTTTTTATGACGGGAACCCGGGTGATCCATGTTCCCGGGAATACGCCCGGATTGGCCTGGAACACCATGATCTCATACGGATC
The Chitinophaga varians genome window above contains:
- a CDS encoding SDR family NAD(P)-dependent oxidoreductase codes for the protein MFKDKTVLITGGNSGIGYATAKQMQESGARVIITGRRKDAVAQAASALNVNGFVADQSSLPAIEKLVAEVAAQYGRIDLLLINAGITKLASIESMTEELFDEMMNVNFKGAYFTLSRFAPILNDGASVVLLSSTSAIISPPGASVYAASKAAINAVVKIAALELASRKIRVNAVSPGPVATEIMQKIELNNDMEARMVNSIPMGRFGQPSEVADLITYLLSDKAAFITGSNFLVDGGQAI
- a CDS encoding SDR family NAD(P)-dependent oxidoreductase; translated protein: MEHTNYQGTLQNPLGSGFNAKSTTNEVIRGIDLKGKIAIVTGGNTGIGLETTKTLAAAGATVIVPARDTEKARKNLQGIANVEVAAMDLIQPDTVDAFAAAFLASGRPLHLLINNAGIMWVPLRRDGRGFESQLVTNYLSLFQLTARLWPALQKAGGARVVNLSSGGHQFGDFDFDDPNFLHREYETLLGYGQSKTAVNLFSLEMDNRAKASKVRVYAVNPGSIGGTELGREAPLELFQKMGFCDAEGNLLPEVAASLKTIPQGAATTVWCATSPLLNNIGGVYCEDGDVAALANVKSYSLDEANAKRLWTLSEEMTGITFNIQ
- a CDS encoding IPT/TIG domain-containing protein, with the translated sequence MQKLTTYLFAGLLLCLMGVIQACKKDKTAIVVPFEVKSYYPNSGAAGTLITITGTGFLDGKASVAFNGTEAELLSTTDSVVVVRAPEKGQSGAITLSNGTKSLTVGEYTYQKLSVQKIYPPNGPAGTQIRIIGAGFSSLKSPAEVLINGKSATVVSASDTTLVATVPDGVGSGPVTVKVDGMVSVGQPFQFQAVSGIKPASGGKGTRVTIKGEGFAALAANNVVDFNGTVAEVAEVAGDKLVVIVPEGVTSGPLAVTINGQKIVGPAFTVVPPPVIRLVSPLSGPAGAEMIIDGKDFSTVADENVVTINNIRAVVKSATAVRLTVILPLGMGKGPVLLSVNDQPVKGPEFTEQSLGIQKLEPSNGLAGVKVVITGTGFSVNPAENEVTFNGVVAQILSATETTLEVMTPANLTTGPVKVRRAALVAESPTTFNRAGMATVSNQMGSFIGALVVDNQGNVFVSNTRENYISKVTPAGDVSIFAGEPNSNGYVNGKGRNARFGSIYGLVLDENNNIYVSEVGAGGGTIRKITPQGDVTTVKSGLPNDIGSLTRDKKGNLYYTQLYKGVFRLYPDNVSENVFPRTAEDIRTAISSNNDLFIVGDKYEPTFYWRELNSAKLTWVGSSTGYQDGPASSALFGGTISSLLMDNEQNLLIADAHNYAVRKLELSTGQVSTAVKLSRGYADGSLDQAKMGLIADMAIDKEGSIYISDPNNRAIRKIVLK
- a CDS encoding TonB-dependent receptor domain-containing protein; this translates as MNTKNLLISIYSFLLLLLVSATTLAQETSGGLSGKVQDGQGQALPGATIIAVHEPSGTRYPAISDPGGRYHLLGMRIGGPYTVTVTMMGMSPQQYQNVTVRLGEPQQLNVVLNDDRKQLSEVVVKGAKTGPKANNYGAGQNINRSQINNMPTVSRSIQDITRMVPQGSKDNSFGGSNFRYNNVTIDGAINNDAIGFSPSMGGQSGTSGQPGSSTRTNPVSLDAIEDMQVYLAPFDVKIGNFTGGSVNAVTRSGTNTLTGSVYAFGRTAAMIGKNKIGNGDKMNSDFKDYQAGIRLGFPIIKNKLFFFTNEEITRRTDPAQLLAGKEETARILTEKDADDIRQATIKRYGDIFDPGTAGLYNSSSESNKFFNRIDWNINDKHQLSIRNNTITSSAINMDRDQQDFRFSSMAFKQTNNQSSTVAELKSRFNNSWSNSFVAGYSTVHDYRDPLSDPTLPQVQIMGRTPGTTIYLGTDREASVFNMKQRTIEITDNLTWSKGKHTVLMGTHNELYHIDYGFVNSWNGRVDYLSIDDYLRNTPYRVRGSYNYTNNNRDYILNNPGAVFNVNLYSVYIQDAIHVTDKLTVTPGLRADYTDLPTKPELSDKVTNAIADPYFGTSYHYTPLNRIQNRYFGKVQISPRLGFRYDWLGDQSLIVRGGIGMFTGRIPFAWLAYAYYNNGVNYGSFDQKADQKPFTPGSDAIKPGKNGIADFIEKNGTVINERNAGKTQVDLIDNDFVMPKILRASIAIDRTTASQWKFGVEGMVTKSIKEVFFQQVNVTDNPKYYPYDKERQQPVYSGSIDPHFSNAYMLSNTNKGFRFSITGTVSKTFTSGLFLSGAYTYGQSKDAFNGIRNSMESNWQLNQALSPNNAPLAYSNFDIRHRFVVNSSYRKAWNATWVSTISLFFSAQSGSPFTYGVVNNSVQGLPQQVSLAYIPQATEAVQIFKDYTSNGRQVTAAEQAEAFNRFIDGNKYLSSRRGNFTERNMGRTPWNVQADLHFAQEFHLRKLKTHFITFTADVVNLTNLLNRNWGVSYFSPNTFNSTASVGLTPALFPPEQNKGGMPVYTFSDPGTPYSIDYFGSRYQVQLGLRYTF
- a CDS encoding fasciclin domain-containing protein; amino-acid sequence: MNTTILSGRYFSGRLVMIGLSLLMAGACKKDDDNGPQKGNDRLMEVVMDNFNLSKFKAAVDRSSMNDVLTSTGPLTVLAPSDGAFTNAGYPKPIDVASASLPFMVKMTGYHILNGNYDLNKMPYLFNQEIRTYNGGRLYVTRWIKDNDTVLTVNGSRVLATGMKASNGTLQVIDRVLEPYLYETLGEAVSADPSLSLFTHALQRSGLSALLKGKGPYTVYAANNAAMQAYGYSTLEQIEAADPAVMAALVRYHIAADRRFVYDYILSTGKSAATTQTMLDDNNVNIRLVPDPQAPGLYSGITLQGPGNQAPVPLIKQNIITGNGVMHVIGQVLKITR
- a CDS encoding fasciclin domain-containing protein, which translates into the protein MKNKIYNIISGIAICGVLLGTSLVQTGCRKEMFMPEPEGTAVPYKDSISNDLQTYLKSSPYKLFYAAWQRSNMQKELEAMGSKASVTLLVVDDAAMKAAGLDETEINKRSPESLLEVVKYHMLRDKMEPMSVQPGQLSYHRTTLLSRTDLVERINRAGSAVSFTVPYTYRHYVAMAKDSQLIIDGKLCGNQKPVVVKNGIVWPVNRFLQKPEQHVLDILQGDPRFSLLVAINQLNNDAWFEVAMGSFERWSGLFLTAGEWDNNVIFNSYFAPTDDAFHQAGIFTVEQLQEINSRFTPEFVFDPFYGMTGLLPTDSVLDYHNWGRLLAPKTSTGESPVFKPTVFYSNDLDETLLSNYTISVSKPDLKPAPMPLAFIREGNTIKVKVRGAKTPAATVTTADINTLEGPLHIVDRLFIPDDFKVK